In Roseibium algicola, the DNA window TCCAGCACCAAAAGGCGCGGCTCCATGACCAGAACCGCCAGGATGCAGACGAGCTGTTTCTGACCGCCGGAAAGTTCCGTGATCGGTTTGCCGGCCAGCCCCTCACAGCCATGCAGGGCGAGGAACGCCCGCGCGCGGCTGCGGCTTTCTTCCTTGCCGGCCCCGAGTTGGGTGAGGCCAAAGGCGATCTCTTCTTCCACCGTGGGAAAAATGGCCTGATGATCCGGGTTCTGGAACACGAAGCCGACATGACGCGGCAACTCCAGTTCCGCCTCGGCGGAGGGGGCTCCAAAAAGCGTGAGGTTGCCGTTCGTCGGCGTACGCAACCCGTTCAACAGGCGTACAAGAGAGCTCTTGCCGGACCCGTTCAGGCCGATGATGCCGATCCGGTCTTCGGCAAGCTGCAAGGTGAGATCCTGCAGGATATGCTCTTTGCCGACACTCAGGCCAACCCGATCGAAGACCGCGTAGGGACTGGCGTCGGGATTACAGACACTGGGCCTGTCCTTGAGTTTCCTGCTTTTGGGCCAGAATGCCATGTCACCTCGTCGCGGACGGCACTCCTTGCAAGGGCCGGTCCTGTTTTGCGCGCAGCTTATCGGTCGGATCTGCCGGCTTGTCAAAGACTGACAGGTGCCTGGCAAAATCACACATTACCGCAAGGCCTTACCCTACCGGGCGGGTGAGATCGGGCAATTCGGCCAATTGGCCGATGGTGGATCTGATGCGCTGGAGGGCCCAGCGGAATCGGTCGTCGGACTGCTCGGATCCGAAGGTCAGGCGCAGATAGGGCGCCGGCTGGTGGTCCTTCGCCTGAAAATACCGGGATGACAAGACCGAAATGCCCTGGTGTCCGAGCGCGTTCTGAAGCGCGTCGGGATCGACGGTTTCCGGCAGGCGCAGCCAGCCGAACACCTTGTTGACGTCGCTCTGCAGGAAATGCGGCGCGAGCAGGTCACGCGCCGCCAGGAACCTCGTGCGGTTTGCCTTGCGCTTCAGGCGCAGCGTCTTGAACAGATGTCCCTCGCGTACCCAGCCGGCAATCAGTTCTGCCGTGATGGGGGAGGCCATCCAGGTGCTTTCACCGATCTTGTTGCGAATGCTGTCACCGAAAGGCCCGGGCACATGGACGAAGCCGA includes these proteins:
- a CDS encoding energy-coupling factor ABC transporter ATP-binding protein, with product MAFWPKSRKLKDRPSVCNPDASPYAVFDRVGLSVGKEHILQDLTLQLAEDRIGIIGLNGSGKSSLVRLLNGLRTPTNGNLTLFGAPSAEAELELPRHVGFVFQNPDHQAIFPTVEEEIAFGLTQLGAGKEESRSRARAFLALHGCEGLAGKPITELSGGQKQLVCILAVLVMEPRLLVLDEPMASLDALTTVRIRQKILSLPQKIVLVSHDLSQFDGFDRLLWLEDGRLRMDGAPDAVRAAFQEDVVSRQGMDVEVAEL